The following are encoded together in the Bradyrhizobium genosp. L genome:
- a CDS encoding cell division protein FtsX, translating into MSRSGDEQVSLVDLGRERPQLPAMARNMSPIVPRASISGRALVAVVAIMTFLASLTTGTVLLVSASAAEWQSEVSSEITIQVRPAPGRDLDRDSQAAADAMRAQSGIVEVRPFSKEESAKLLEPWLGSGLSIDELPVPRVIVARLQPGTTLDLAGLRARVTQAAPTASVDDHRAWIERMRSMSGATVFAGLGILGLVIIATIISVSFATRGAMAANRPIVEVLHFVGAGDTYIANRFLRHFLRLGLEGGLIGGGAAMLAFGFSESIANWFSGTPVGDQFAALLGTFSLRPSGYLVLALQAVVIAAITAWASRRTLFATLDDID; encoded by the coding sequence ATGAGTAGGAGCGGCGACGAGCAGGTCTCATTGGTCGATCTCGGGCGCGAGCGTCCGCAGCTCCCGGCGATGGCGCGCAACATGTCGCCGATCGTGCCGCGCGCCTCGATCTCCGGCCGCGCGCTGGTCGCCGTCGTCGCGATCATGACCTTCCTGGCGTCGCTGACCACCGGCACCGTGCTTTTGGTCAGCGCGTCGGCCGCGGAATGGCAATCGGAGGTCTCGAGCGAGATCACGATCCAGGTGCGGCCCGCGCCCGGCCGCGATCTCGACCGCGATTCGCAGGCCGCGGCGGACGCGATGCGGGCGCAGTCCGGCATCGTCGAGGTGCGTCCGTTCAGCAAGGAGGAGTCCGCGAAACTGCTGGAGCCATGGCTCGGCAGTGGGCTCTCGATCGACGAGCTGCCGGTGCCCCGCGTCATCGTGGCGCGGCTGCAGCCCGGCACCACGCTCGATCTCGCAGGCTTGCGCGCGCGGGTGACGCAGGCGGCGCCGACCGCGAGCGTCGACGATCACCGCGCCTGGATCGAACGGATGCGCTCGATGAGCGGGGCCACGGTGTTTGCCGGCCTCGGCATCCTCGGGCTCGTCATCATCGCCACCATCATCTCGGTCTCGTTTGCCACCCGCGGCGCGATGGCGGCGAACCGGCCGATCGTCGAGGTGCTGCATTTCGTCGGCGCCGGCGACACCTACATCGCCAACCGCTTCCTGCGGCATTTCCTCAGGCTCGGCCTCGAAGGCGGGCTGATCGGCGGCGGTGCGGCGATGCTGGCGTTCGGCTTCTCGGAGTCGATCGCCAACTGGTTCTCCGGCACGCCGGTAGGCGACCAGTTCGCGGCGCTGCTCGGCACCTTCTCGCTGCGTCCGTCGGGCTATCTGGTGCTGGCGCTACAGGCAGTGGTGATCGCTGCGATCACGGCATGGGCGTCGCGGCGCACGCTGTTTGCGACGCTCGATGACATCGATTGA
- the ftsE gene encoding cell division ATP-binding protein FtsE, translating to MVRFEHVGLRYGLGPEILRDLSFTVPAHSFQFLTGPSGAGKTSLLRLLFLSLRPTRGLVNLFGHDVSLLSKDQVADLRKRIGIVLQDFRLLDHMTTYENVALPFRVMGREESSYRREVIDLLKWVGLGERMDALPPILSGGEKQRAAIARAVISRPQLLLADEPTGSVDPTLGRRLLRLFIELNKSGTAVIIATHDITLMDQYEARRLVLHQGRLHIYE from the coding sequence TTGGTTCGGTTCGAACATGTCGGTCTGCGTTACGGGCTTGGCCCGGAGATTTTGCGCGACCTCTCCTTCACGGTGCCGGCGCACTCGTTCCAGTTCCTGACCGGCCCGTCGGGCGCCGGCAAGACCTCGTTGCTGCGGCTGTTGTTCCTGTCGCTGCGGCCGACCCGCGGGCTGGTCAATCTGTTCGGCCACGACGTCTCGCTGCTCTCCAAGGACCAGGTCGCCGATTTGCGCAAACGCATCGGCATCGTGCTGCAGGATTTCCGCCTGCTCGACCACATGACGACCTATGAAAATGTCGCGCTGCCGTTCCGGGTGATGGGGCGCGAGGAATCGAGCTATCGCCGCGAGGTGATCGACCTGCTGAAATGGGTCGGGCTCGGCGAACGGATGGATGCGCTGCCGCCGATCCTGTCGGGCGGTGAGAAGCAGCGCGCGGCGATCGCCCGCGCGGTGATCTCGCGGCCGCAGCTGCTGCTGGCGGACGAGCCGACCGGCAGCGTCGACCCGACGCTCGGGCGCCGCCTGCTGCGGCTGTTCATCGAGCTCAACAAATCGGGCACCGCGGTCATCATAGCGACCCACGACATCACGCTGATGGATCAATACGAGGCGCGGCGGCTGGTGCTGCATCAGGGACGGCTGCACATCTATGAGTAG
- a CDS encoding MJ0042-type zinc finger domain-containing protein, with protein sequence MQIVCPHCTTSYAVKPSTLGETGRTVRCSRCKEVWLARPEDALEETVSAMAAAGPSAGSDLATEWEAMGQAEADETPVVDSPSISADWPAEDAAGWPQVAKEDAEAHAGVEGATGTRRRLGLPRLRSLFRLPSLPRIRFLPQIGALPTTCAAMAALIIALVVWRSDVVRLLPQTALFYRMVGLDVNLRGLAFKDLKITNETVDGKPVLVIEGMIVGQTRKPVELPRLRFAVRDTQGAEIYAWNAVLEQSVLNPGERAYFKSRLASPPPEGRNIDVRFFNKHDLGGGRA encoded by the coding sequence ATGCAGATCGTTTGCCCACATTGTACAACATCCTACGCCGTTAAGCCGTCCACCCTGGGCGAGACCGGACGCACCGTCCGCTGTTCCCGCTGCAAGGAGGTCTGGCTGGCCCGGCCCGAGGACGCGCTGGAGGAGACGGTTTCGGCCATGGCGGCGGCCGGCCCATCCGCCGGCTCCGACCTCGCCACCGAATGGGAGGCGATGGGCCAGGCGGAGGCTGACGAAACCCCGGTGGTCGACAGCCCCTCGATCTCGGCCGACTGGCCGGCCGAGGACGCCGCCGGGTGGCCGCAGGTCGCCAAGGAGGATGCCGAGGCCCATGCCGGTGTCGAGGGCGCGACCGGAACCCGGCGCCGTCTCGGGCTGCCCCGGCTTCGGAGCCTGTTCCGCCTGCCGTCGCTGCCCCGGATCCGCTTCCTGCCCCAAATCGGCGCGCTGCCGACCACCTGCGCGGCGATGGCCGCGCTGATCATCGCGCTGGTGGTCTGGCGCAGCGACGTGGTGCGCCTGCTGCCGCAGACGGCGCTGTTCTACAGAATGGTCGGACTCGACGTGAATCTGCGCGGGCTCGCCTTCAAGGACCTCAAGATCACCAACGAGACCGTCGACGGCAAACCGGTGCTGGTGATCGAGGGCATGATCGTGGGGCAGACCCGCAAGCCGGTCGAGCTGCCGCGGCTGCGCTTTGCGGTGCGCGACACGCAGGGCGCCGAAATCTACGCCTGGAACGCGGTGTTGGAGCAGTCGGTGCTGAACCCCGGCGAACGCGCCTATTTCAAGTCGCGCCTCGCCTCGCCGCCGCCCGAAGGCCGCAATATCGACGTACGTTTCTTCAACAAGCACGATCTCGGCGGCGGCCGCGCCTGA
- a CDS encoding response regulator — protein MPRVLIADDEDSMRSLVARAIAMDGHEIVTAQDGAEALEILTREAGAFDLLLTDIQMPVMDGIALALTAARDFPQLKILLMTGFAAQRERASGLEAIVHDVVTKPFAVADIRTAVADALAARKSP, from the coding sequence ATGCCCCGCGTCCTGATTGCCGACGACGAAGACTCGATGCGCTCGCTGGTGGCGCGCGCGATCGCAATGGACGGCCACGAGATCGTCACCGCGCAGGACGGCGCCGAGGCGCTGGAGATCCTGACCCGCGAAGCGGGCGCGTTCGACCTGTTGCTGACCGACATCCAGATGCCCGTGATGGACGGCATCGCGCTGGCGCTGACTGCGGCGCGCGATTTCCCGCAACTGAAGATCCTGCTGATGACCGGCTTCGCCGCCCAGCGCGAACGCGCCTCGGGCCTGGAAGCGATCGTGCACGACGTGGTGACAAAGCCATTCGCGGTGGCGGATATCCGCACCGCGGTGGCGGATGCGCTGGCGGCGCGGAAGTCACCGTGA